CTATGAGTCCATATTTTGTATGTATGTCATTGATTTTTTATATCAGCACGTAAACAATataggaaaaagaaaatatattttatgtagAACTTAATTTAAATGaacattatttataataaaataagtATAATCTGATTTCATGATTTCCCCAAAATTACTGCAAAGTTCGGCATATATTGAAAGCGATCttgaaattcaaatttaaaaatgtgTGCTGGATCTCGCATGTCTTCTCATATTAACAcgagtataatttaatttaatttaattatttaattaaattaatataatatataattagcaCACAAATATAATAAAGTGATGTTTGAATTGTTGACTTTTAACTCTCAAATGTAGTCTTTTTTGTAATATAGTAAAATGACTCTCATTATTTTATAGTTGATTAATTAAACTGAACATGAAAAAACAAGAGACGTGACTCGATCGGGGACCTTGATGTTAAAATATACTATTTAatttgaaaccaaaataaagattcaaaaatatactgattattttttttttaaaatttctgaACATTAAACACAAGAACTGTTCTCCACATTATGACGCCATTTCATGCCGGTATAGTATATACACCAATTGTATCTAATTTTATATTCATTATTGACGTGACATTCACTTATTGAATACAGTGAAATATATCGAAATTGTATTTTTACTATATCAGTGTCAGTTCAACTATGGATGAATAATATGTTAAaacttatattaattattacttatttcTAGTCAAAACACTTAGTAATTGCATAATAAATCTTACAAATAAAAGAGGCTATGTAACTTGGTGAAAGTGCATTTCAGGCAAAGTCTAATGAGAAACATAACATATAGCATTAAGATATATCCAAAAAAGTCACAGGTTGGCCCAACACAATAACCAAACGTCCAAACCCGTGTACCACAATGAGAGAGGAAAAAGGTTCAAGCATACGATAAATCTAAGCGCCACGGCCATCACAAGAGCAAACTCCTGATGAGGGCTGCCTGAGCACTTTCCGATGACTCCAGAAGCTCCGATAATCGGTCGCTCAGGTCATCCACCTCCTTTTGCAAGTTCTTAATGTAGTTACAAGTCTCTTGCAGCACTCTTGAAGCCGAAACCTGCccatgtttatttttatattaatacagaatatagatatagatagatAGATTGAATTCAAGCTGGGCCAAgatcagtatatatatatatatatatatatatatagctccCAGTTTAGTGTATGCTACGACTTAATTATTGTGTGTTACATGCTACAGTCCCCTGTGTGAAAATATCCAAATCCAATGTTTATAAGGCGGCGCCTACAATTATTTTGTAGAAGTATAATCATAATTAATCAAATATACATAGCCAACAATCTTAATAAATGCGAACACCACGTAACCCTCAAGTAGCATGTCGAATGAAACAAGAATCCAGTACTAATCTTAACTTAAACATATATATTCTCTTGTTTTTAACAATATCGTACAAAAATGCATTACatgcaaaatatatatatatagatgttACAGTACTAATGCATGTATATAGACAGGGAAACATTAGAGTCCCACAAAATAAATTCTGAAGGGATTGTGTGCTTGCGGGCGTAGGATACTTATCCCCTAGGAAGGAAAACGAAGGCCACACAAAACAAATTCATGGATTAAAATGTATACATACAAATATAAATAGTATTTATGTACatatgtgtatgtatatatgagGCCAACTCATGAATAGAGGTGATTCATGAACTAGTGATTTTCTAAAACGTATAATTGTTAGAAGAATGACCTTGTCTGAGCGTCGGCTACGGATTTCAGGGATAAGTTGCTGCAATTTGGCCACGAGATCGGCAATCTGATCCTCGGTTATCCTCGGAACTCCGGATGGCCTCGAACGTGATCTTCTGCTAGACATTTTGATCAGTTGCGCTAACCTTAAATTTAGTGGTTTTAACTATCCTTGGGATTTGGTTTTCTTTGAAATGAAAACAAGGGTTTCTTGAGATTTTTGGAATGGGAGGGGGATTTATAAAGGGAAGTGTTCGGGGACAGGTTATGGACAGAGGAATAAGGAGGAGGAATGCGAAAAGCATGGAGGAGTAGTGTTGGAGGTGATGAGGACTAGTGCATGGAGGAGTAATGGGATATGGTTGTGTTTTTAAATAGGGACGTTTGAAGTTTATACTGTGTGTATGAGAGAGAAAGGACGGGCATTGAAAATACGAATTTTTCATTGTAAATATGAACTAAGTCGATCTTTCTTCTAACGTACatatatattgaaataaatGAGCAAATGAAAAATATACAAGAATTATTTTGGGCAGAAGAAATAGAGGCGTCCATAATGTCCCCAAAGTGGCAAACTGGTGTTTGGTGATCTAACGGGTTAAGAGAAAATCGCTTGTTTATTAGACACCTTATGGAGCCTCTGTGCCACGCAAGCCCATGTTatctttattttcattttaatattatatatatcatataagaataggtctcttgtgagacggtctcacgaatttttatctgtgagacgggtcaaccataccgatattcacaataaaaagtaatactcttagcataaaaagtaatattttttcagtggatgacccaaataagatatccgtctcacaaaataagacatgtgagaccatctcatataagtttttatcattatataatatgaagcacactaatttttaatttttttaccaTCCATTATATACAAATACGGTGAAATGACTATTTATAACTAATAGGCATCTACAAGTTGAActcctataaaatccataatttttGCTGCTGCCTGAAAAGGCCCGAAAACCTCAACCAAACATCGTTAAATTACTTGAGAGCACATCTTATTATAAATTACACGcttttttttccagaaaattaaTATCCGGACCCTATCAAACTATCAGATTTTTGGGATAAAATGTGTTTTAACCAATTTTCCAATAATATTTCAGGTCTGAATTGATGCAAGTGCATGAAAATACATGGATTTATCCACTCAAGCCAACGTTGTGGATGCTGTTTCTGTAGTGAATTTTGGgttatgacaaaaaaaaaagaggcaACTTGGGTAGATAtagttatttattaaaattcaaatgttggaatatatatatatatatatatatatatatatatcgactAAATGTAAATCATTTGTTTACCTCTAACAAGTTAGTGGATAGGGCCTACAGCATCGGGGCCACAGAAGTATGTCATTTTTGACCACTTACTTCGATCACATTAttaaataagatttttttttatctggAGCAACACGTGAGGTTTAGTAAACTCTGCAttattttaacttaaattaaaaattattcctagtttaattaattaatggataATAAGTTTTTTTATTTCACTTTACTAAATTGGAGGAGGACAAATTACGTACACGTAGTAAATAGCTGGTATATTCTAGTCAGAGAACTTATATTTCAAGAAGAAACTTCAAAATTATTCGatgcttgtatatatatatataaatgtgtGTGTGATTTCTGGAAGAGAGTTTTATACGGGTCTCGAACTTGTAAACTTGTTATATATTTGAgccataaataaaattaaagggttgatttttttttaaaaaaaccggaAACCTGCCGTCGCTATTTTAGGCATGATCTGGGTAAACTTACGTGTCAACGCAATAGCATGCAAATTACACTGACTAGCTAAATTGCATTGGACAAGTCATGTGCAGTAAACTCTACTAATAAGGCAGAGAAATAGAGATTCAAACACAAAACTTCTTGATAGGTGTATAATTGCCCTACCAACTCTGTGACGTTTGGGGCCAAAGGGGGCGGGATGATCGCTGATGTCATGAGGTTACACAagaatgagcggctcctgataGGTTTCTAGGCGAAGAAAACATTAATGAACCGATCTCACATCGAAATGAGATGGATAATATGGTCATGTATGAGACTGTGAAGTTGATGATGACTTAAAAGAATTGATATGttctactcatatcaagaatgtGCATCTTATTATCAGGaattcatcacataagaactatGAATTTAAATTTGTTTGGCTCGGGCAATTCTGGGATAGGTGACCCcataagaaattttttaagtTGTGTATTAGTTATGATATAAACACGTTGAAAAGACTCGTAttaatacaataaaaattatCGTTAAATACGAGACATTACAAACTCACTTATCCCTCAACAGAAGGGTTGTTTTTTGTTTGATAGCAAGAATGTTGAAAAAGAGTTGGAATCTTGAGAAGAGAGCTAGATGGAAATTGTGCTACGTGTGTGCGCATTGGTGCGGGAGACTGCCGCACGAGATGGTGATATATTGAACATTTCTCCGGCGAGATTCCTGGAAGTCCGAGAATATTATTCTCCATTTATTTAACACCACATCCTAGGTATCTGATCTAATTATAAAATGATATACATGTTTTTACCTATTTT
This window of the Primulina tabacum isolate GXHZ01 chromosome 4, ASM2559414v2, whole genome shotgun sequence genome carries:
- the LOC142541703 gene encoding transcription factor PRE6-like, which translates into the protein MSSRRSRSRPSGVPRITEDQIADLVAKLQQLIPEIRSRRSDKVSASRVLQETCNYIKNLQKEVDDLSDRLSELLESSESAQAALIRSLLL